In Triticum aestivum cultivar Chinese Spring chromosome 5B, IWGSC CS RefSeq v2.1, whole genome shotgun sequence, the following proteins share a genomic window:
- the LOC123110314 gene encoding uncharacterized protein, with protein METNGLSIKSQEIGSKRKWETNADLSRRFCTSQNESPWEGGAAKHITCHSSEYQGQSSQECPPWNYGSLTTSPGRQKDFRFCSNQHKSPWEGGTTEHIAWHSSWYQGHSSQEWPTRNGASLTPSLGRQNDFRLCSNQHTSPWEGGTTEHIACHPSWYQGHSSQEWPTRNGGSLTPSPERNDFHVSGGQFFLTFNPYEQDVESRYLQDKKNGVITCLVCGKEGHYSSKCRFKDQEHRIICTVCGKNGHCSMWCCQQNKSENRACTRCGEIGHSISTHGLSCSSCDEHHDDGECRLSEVKCFICECQDHYLAQCPLNSVLTEAVKGQRDNFQAALRLALSKQGNPSSTPAKCSAKSEGKILTANNSSPICFTSREEGHYARMCPQKFRAISGNMSKEVEESSTIVTSSNMSKVLEEQDPDIAKQSSEMKPASVVHCVRCGQEGHRAKSCPTRVFTCYKCNEEGHASRDCPQNQSSEMKPKSNVHCVTCGEDGHRAKSCPTRVFICYKCNEEGHISRKCPQNQSSEMKPKSNVHCVRCGEEGHRVKSCPTWVFTCYKCNEEGHTSQNCPQNQSAERKPKSNVHCVSCGQEGHMAKSCPTRVFTCFKCNEEGHIAKNCPQKR; from the coding sequence ATGGAAACCAATGGGTTATCTATCAAGAGTCAGGAAATCGGgtcaaaaagaaagtgggagacTAACGCAGACCTCAGCCGCCGCTTTTGCACTAGCCAAAATGAAAGTCCATGGGAAGGCGGTGCAGCGAAGCACATCACATGCCATTCCTCTGAGTACCAAGGCCAGTCTTCGCAAGAGTGTCCTCCATGGAATTATGGTTCGCTCACTACCTCGCCAGGGAGGCAAAAAGATTTCCGTTTTTGCAGTAACCAACATAAAAGTCCATGGGAAGGCGGCACAACAGAGCACATCGCATGGCATTCCTCTTGGTACCAAGGCCACTCTTCACAAGAGTGGCCTACACGGAATGGTGCTTCGCTCACCCCCTCGCTAGGGAGGCAAAATGATTTCCGCCTTTGCAGTAACCAACATACAAGTCCATGGGAAGGCGGCACAACAGAGCACATCGCATGCCATCCCTCTTGGTACCAAGGCCACTCTTCACAAGAGTGGCCTACACGGAATGGTGGTTCACTCACCCCCTCACCAGAGAGGAATGATTTCCATGTTTCAGGAGGTCAATTCTTTCTGACATTCAACCCATACGAACAAGATGTAGAAAGTAGGTACCTTCAGGACAAAAAGAACGGGGTAATCACTTGTTTGGTCTGTGGCAAGGAAGGACATTACAGTAGTAAGTGCCGTTTCAAGGATCAAGAGCACAGAATCATTTGCACAGTCTGTGGCAAAAATGGCCACTGTAGCATGTGGTGTTGCCAGCAGAACAAGTCGGAGAATCGAGCTTGCACCCGCTGTGGAGAGATAGGGCATAGTATCAGTACACATGGTCTCAGTTGCTCAAGCTGCGACGAGCATCATGACGATGGAGAGTGCCGATTGAGCGAAGTTAAATGCTTTATTTGTGAATGTCAGGATCATTATCTTGCTCAGTGCCCCTTGAATTCAGTATTGACTGAGGCAGTTAAGGGTCAGAGAGACAACTTCCAAGCTGCTCTGCGGCTTGCACTATCAAAACaaggcaacccatcatctacaccTGCCAAGTGTTCCGCAAAATCAGAAGGAAAAATACTGACCGCCAACAACTCTAGTCCAATTTGCTTTACAAGCCGTGAAGAAGGTCACTATGCCCGTATGTGTCCGCAGAAGTTCAGAGCTATATCTGGCAACATGTCAAAAGAAGTAGAAGAGAGCAGCACTATAGTTACATCCTCCAACATGTCCAAAGTATTAGAAGAACAGGACCCTGATATTGCTAAACAGTCATCAGAAATGAAGCCGGCATCGGTTGTCCATTGTGTAAGGTGTGGTCAGGAAGGGCACAGGGCCAAGAGCTGTCCAACACGGGTGTTTACATGCTACAAATGCAATGAAGAAGGCCACGCATCCAGGGATTGCCCTCAGAACCAATCATCAGAAATGAAGCCTAAATCGAATGTCCACTGTGTAACGTGTGGTGAGGATGGGCACAGGGCCAAGAGCTGTCCAACACGGGTGTTTATATGCTACAAATGCAATGAAGAAGGCCACATATCCAGGAAGTGCCCTCAGAACCAATCATCAGAAATGAAGCCTAAATCGAATGTCCACTGTGTAAGGTGTGGTGAGGAAGGGCACAGGGTCAAGAGCTGTCCAACATGGGTGTTTACATGCTATAAATGCAATGAAGAAGGCCACACATCCCAGAATTGCCCTCAGAACCAATCAGCAGAAAGGAAGCCTAAATCGAATGTCCACTGTGTTAGTTGTGGTCAGGAAGGGCACATGGCCAAGAGCTGTCCAACACGAGTGTTTACATGCTTCAAATGCAATGAAGAAGGCCACATAGCCAAGAATTGCCCTCAGAAGCGTTAA